The nucleotide window AGAGACTGATAAAATTGTAGCCAATTGCCATAAAATTCCGCAAAAAAAGTTTTTGAAAGAACTTTTAAATATTGCTGAAATTGCTGAGAGTTTAGAAGCTATTGTTTCTTTAGCAAAAAGTGTAAACCCAAACATTACAATACTTTTTACAGTTTCTCCTATAAGACATTTAAAAGATGGCTTTGTGCAAAATATGCAAAGTAAAAGTCATTTAATATCGGCAATTCACGAAGTTATAAACATTAGAAAAAACATTCATTATTTTCCTTCTTATGAAATTATGATGGATGAACTTAGAGATTATAGATTTTATGCAGAAGACATGATTCATCCTAATAAAACTGCCATTCAATACATTTGGGAATGTTTCACAGAAGTTTGGTTTGCAGAGAATACAGCATCAACCTTAAAAGAAATAGACATTATTCAAAAAGGAATTGCTCATAAACCATTTAATACCAAAAGCGAAGAACATAAAAAGTTTCTGCATAATTTATACTTAAAAAAAGAACTAATCATTTCTAAATATCCTCATATAAGTTTTTAAAATAAGGCATTTGGCGTATTTTAATTTTAAGTGAGATTTAAGTTTTTTGCATTTCTAAATTCTTTGTGATGTTTAAAAATATCTTTTGTCCTACTCCTCAAAATGCATTTATTTGGCTGAGCTCTATTTACCTACTTTTTCTTTTGTATTTAGGCAAAGCAAATGCCATTACTATTCTTTTTGCCTATTTTTTAGAAACAATACTCATTGGTGTTTTTAACGTCTTAAAAATGGTATGGACTATTTATTGGGGTAAATCTACTAGCAAGCAATTTTCACTTGTACTATTCTTTTTAGTACACTATGGTTTTTTTGTTGCTATACAATCTATATTTGGCTTCGCTCTTTTTGGTTTTACCAAAAACCCAATCATCAATGAGCCTTTTAATTTAATAGAGAATTACAGTACTATTCTACAATTAGAAGATATTCAATATGCATTACCTGCTATTATTTTTATGCACTTGGGTAAATTTATTTCAGATTTTATTGGTCAAAAAAAGTATTTAAAATTTACAGCAAAAGAATTAATGTTTAAACCCTATTTAAGGATTTTCATTCAGCAATTTGTAGTAATAATTTCTTTCTTTTTTATTGTTTTTGATGAAGGTGCAGGTATTATAGCAGCTATTTTGCTCATAAGTTTTAGACTAATCATTGATTTGTTTTTTGAAGCAATTAGAGAAAATAACTCGCTTATAAATGACTTATCTGTAAAATTAGCCAATGAAAAATTATCTGCAGATGAAATTAAGAAACAACTCATTTCTTATACAGAATAAAAATATACGTCAAATGACGTATTGTTTAAAGTACACTATCTCATGACTTTTGTAGCGTAACTTTAAAACACTAAAAATGAAAAATCTATTACTTGTTGTATTTGCTATTTGCATCTCATTTGTAACAAAGGCACAAAATATTGGAGATTTAAAAATCTCATCAAAAAAATATGGTATGAGCACTATGAAAAAAGCACCAAAAAAAATATACATCAATTCATTTAACGTAAATTTTGAAATGTATAAAGAAGCCATAGATTTTAAAGCTGGTGGAAATGGAGGTAGAATTGGAGGGAATACAAGCAATGCTACAGCCAAAGCTGCAGTAGGTTTAGCTGGTGTAGATGCCAATTTAATGTTGCAAAAAACAAATGAACTTTATAAAAATTTTATAGATAGAATTACTAAAGAAGGTTATGAAATTATCACCTTAGAAACTGCAGAAAACACAGGCGTTTTCCAAGGTTGGCAAAAAGCGTCTGGACCTGCAATTGGTGAGAGTCTTTCTGGTATTATAAATGTAATTCCTGAAGGTTACACATCATTCTATAAAAGAAAAACCAATAAAGGAGAAGTAAAAAAAGGATTTCTAGGTGGTATTGGTTTACAATCTAAACTATCTAAAGCATTAAATGATGCTATAATTGCAGACGTAAATTTATATGTAATGTTTTCTGAAGAAGGCAGTGATTGGATGAAAGGTAAAGCTGCAAAGGTAAAAATCAAAACCAACTTAAGATTGATTAACAACCATGCCATATCTATTCCTCAAAAATTTAAAAAGAAGAAATCTACAATGGGTAAATTGTTTGGTTCTGTAAAAATAGCTGGTGCATCAGATACCTATCCTGCAAGTTCTAATATTACTTTTTCACAAGGTAAATCTGGTTTAGGAACAAAATCATCTTTTATTGGTTCTTTAAAAGATGATGTTGAAATTGAAGGAGTCATGAAAAAAGAAAAAATTGTAGCCTATCAAAAACAAGGTTCATTTGTACCAACTTCATTTTCTACATTCTCAAACTATTTAGATGCCAAAGCAGATCGATTTTCTAAAACAACAAAATGGATAACTGTTGACGCAACAAAATTTGCAAACGGATTTTACAATGCCTGTAATACATTTTTAGACAAACAGCTAGATGCTCTGTTTTCTAAATTGAATTAATATGAGACTTTTACAAAAAACACTTTATACAGTAGGTTTTCTTTTGATTTTGGGATGCTCTGAGTATGGTGATAAATTACAATATCAAAAAACAGAAGTATACTACACAAACCTTATAGAAAAAGAGGAAGCAGAAAAGTTGGGCGATTTTTTAGTGTCATCTAAATTTGCAGGTGAAAACGAAAAATCGGTTCAACTTTCTAAAAACGAAGAAAACAATCACTATGAATTTAGAATGGTAACTACTAAAAAAGCTGCAGAAAGTGAAACTTACGAAGCGATTTTTAAAATCTATGCAAAACAATTATCTGATTCCGTTTTTAATTCAAGTCCAGTAGATTTTCATGTTTGTGATAATACCTTTAAAACACTTAAAATAATTCCATTTAATTTATTGTAACCATTATTAGTCTAAAAAAAAGAATAAAAAAATGCATATTATTCCCCCAACTTTAATAAGTTTTATAATTATTCTAGGGCTCTTATTGGTTGCTTTTTCTTATAGAACGTATAAAAAATTAGAACAAGAACAACAACACAGACTCCAAATTTTAGTTGACATTCTTCATAAGGAGAAAAAAATAGAAAAGATTCTAAAAAAGCAATCGAATACTGTTGAAGATTTGGAAAAATCAATAAATTCAAAATTAAACACAATTAGAGTTTATTTAATAAATATTCAATTTTCGTTATCTGAAATCTTACATTAAATTGTTTTTTTTAACTTGGTTACCTGATATACTTCTACTTATGAAAAAAACCTTGCTAATATTTGTGTTTGTTTTTATGGCTAACATAACCAATTTCTTTGCTCAAAAAAGTACTATAGACAGCCTAAAAATTTCTTTATTGCAAGAACAAACGCAAAAGCAAAAAGCAGCTACCTATTTACTTTTAATTGATAATTATTTTAGTACCAATAAAGATTCTGCTGAATATTATATTGAAGAAACACTTCAATTCACAAAGCAAGAATCATCTTTACAAGTAAGCTATGTTAGTGCTCTTTTAAAATATGCTCAACTATTTATTGTAAAGGGTGATTACAAGCAGTCTGAAAATTATTACAACAAAGTTTGGGCAATTTTAAAAGACAATTATGATTACGAATTGTATTCAAAATATTATGGAGATTTTGGAGTGCTTCACTTTTATAAGGGCGATTTTAAAGGTGCATTAACCAATTTTTCTAAGGCACTAGAACTAGCTGAAAAAGAAAATATTGAAGAAGATCAACTTCGATTTTTAAATAATAAAGCGTTAGCTATGTCTTATTTAGGCGAGGCTGAAGCCTCTTTAGATGTTCATAAAAAAGCCATTTTTTTGGCGGAAAAATTAAATGATTCTACTGCTCTTGGAAAATCTTTCAATAACATTGGTTTGATCTATGAAGACATGAAAGAACATGAAAAAGCGCTAGAGTTTTATTTAAATGCCTTAGAAATAAAAAAGAATGGTACAAGCCAAATTGATGTTGCCAACAGTTTGTTTAATGTTGCTGGCATGTATAAAGAAATTGGTGAAAAAGAAAAAGACACCTCCTTATATTCTAAAGCAGAAAATTATTATCAAAAGTCTTTAGACATTGCAAATCAAATAAATTATGGAAAAATAATTCTTTACAATAAAACAGGTATTGCTCAATTAGCAACTGCCAGAAATCAGCCAAGAAAAGCAATTGCAATCTATGAAACTGTAATTCCTTTAGCTCAAAAAGCAAATGATAATCAAACCTTAAGAATAACCTATCTAAATTTAGGTGTCAATTATTTAAAATTAGACATACTTAGTTCTGCTGAAACCTATTTAATTAAAGCCAAACCATTAATCGAAACTGCAAATAACCCATCAGACAAAGCCAGTTTATATGAAAATTTATCAAAATTATATGCAGATAAAAATCAATTTAAAATAGCGTATAAATATTTCGAACAGCAATACAAATTAGAACAAGAATTATCTAAAAACTCATTACAAGATAAAATATCTGACTTTGAAATAAAATATGAAACTGAGAAAAAAGAAAAGGAAATTGCTGAACAAAAAAAGGAATTACTTGCACAAGAACTAGCCATTAAGAATAGAAATTTATACGCGCTACTTTTAGCTTCTGCCTTGCTTATTTTAGCTATAATTTTCTTTGCTATTTACAAGAGAA belongs to Polaribacter dokdonensis and includes:
- a CDS encoding GSCFA domain-containing protein, which codes for MKFQTSIPLKKQTRNLIDYDANILLLGSCFSENIGNKLNYFKFQHLQNPFGILFHPKAIEQFITDVINGKKFTKEDLIYQNERYHSFNAHSSLSEVDENMILNNLNSQISTTQKFLENTSHLIITLGTAWVYRFIETDKIVANCHKIPQKKFLKELLNIAEIAESLEAIVSLAKSVNPNITILFTVSPIRHLKDGFVQNMQSKSHLISAIHEVINIRKNIHYFPSYEIMMDELRDYRFYAEDMIHPNKTAIQYIWECFTEVWFAENTASTLKEIDIIQKGIAHKPFNTKSEEHKKFLHNLYLKKELIISKYPHISF
- a CDS encoding tetratricopeptide repeat-containing sensor histidine kinase, with amino-acid sequence MKKTLLIFVFVFMANITNFFAQKSTIDSLKISLLQEQTQKQKAATYLLLIDNYFSTNKDSAEYYIEETLQFTKQESSLQVSYVSALLKYAQLFIVKGDYKQSENYYNKVWAILKDNYDYELYSKYYGDFGVLHFYKGDFKGALTNFSKALELAEKENIEEDQLRFLNNKALAMSYLGEAEASLDVHKKAIFLAEKLNDSTALGKSFNNIGLIYEDMKEHEKALEFYLNALEIKKNGTSQIDVANSLFNVAGMYKEIGEKEKDTSLYSKAENYYQKSLDIANQINYGKIILYNKTGIAQLATARNQPRKAIAIYETVIPLAQKANDNQTLRITYLNLGVNYLKLDILSSAETYLIKAKPLIETANNPSDKASLYENLSKLYADKNQFKIAYKYFEQQYKLEQELSKNSLQDKISDFEIKYETEKKEKEIAEQKKELLAQELAIKNRNLYALLLASALLILAIIFFAIYKRNQLRRKQLQKEIELKDAISTIKTQNRLQEQRLRISRDLHDNIGSQLTFIISTIDNLKYVSKDANEKLKQKLTSISSFTGDTIHQLRDTIWAMNKSTISVEDLHSRILSFIEKAKASVPTINFNISYDIDANKSFPSIVGMNVFRVIQEAINNALKYAEASTIDVQLTKKENYFVITILDNGIGFNLKSVTLGNGLSNMEKRMGEIDGTIIINSELEKGTEITLKIPLESTLDSV
- a CDS encoding DUF6498-containing protein yields the protein MFKNIFCPTPQNAFIWLSSIYLLFLLYLGKANAITILFAYFLETILIGVFNVLKMVWTIYWGKSTSKQFSLVLFFLVHYGFFVAIQSIFGFALFGFTKNPIINEPFNLIENYSTILQLEDIQYALPAIIFMHLGKFISDFIGQKKYLKFTAKELMFKPYLRIFIQQFVVIISFFFIVFDEGAGIIAAILLISFRLIIDLFFEAIRENNSLINDLSVKLANEKLSADEIKKQLISYTE